One part of the Nocardioides conyzicola genome encodes these proteins:
- a CDS encoding DUF1800 domain-containing protein translates to MSVLRARDRHLVGRFSYGVTPELARDVRRAGGAHAWFERQLAPGRVTDHGADRLRSWWPSLDRGPTDLWRRQIKEIEGGWEVMADYQRWVLLRRMQSRRQLHEVMTELWENHFNVPVNGDAQFTWRVDFGDTIRDHALGRFDRLLQAVVTHPALLISLDNVSSTKAFPNENLGRELLELHTVGRGAYDEHDVKASARILTGWTVDMWNTFKAEYDEERHDRDRVKVMGFKAANTKADGRQVARDYLRYLAHHPATARHVARKLAVKFVRDDPSPQLVNRLAHVYLRHQTDLRPVLRALVGTREFQRAAGAKVRDPGEDLVASYRALGVRVSRPPAGKHGEAYAANQLLWQVSGMGITPFAWPRPDGQPIDNRSWASPARLIASMGVHRSLAGGWWPSDGAHYRKPAAWLPRRNVRFDALVDSMSQRILHRRSTPRLLKACCEATGCKPHERITDDHPLVQWGMHQLLSVFLDSPTHLTR, encoded by the coding sequence ATGTCCGTCCTCAGAGCACGCGACCGCCACCTCGTCGGCCGCTTCTCGTACGGCGTCACGCCCGAGCTCGCGCGCGACGTGCGCCGCGCCGGTGGTGCGCACGCCTGGTTCGAGCGCCAGCTCGCGCCCGGTCGGGTCACCGACCACGGTGCCGATCGGCTGCGGAGCTGGTGGCCGAGCCTCGACCGCGGCCCTACCGACCTGTGGCGGCGCCAGATCAAGGAGATCGAGGGCGGCTGGGAGGTGATGGCCGACTACCAGCGGTGGGTCCTGCTGCGCCGGATGCAGTCACGACGCCAGCTGCACGAGGTGATGACCGAGCTCTGGGAGAACCACTTCAACGTACCGGTCAACGGCGACGCCCAGTTCACGTGGCGCGTCGACTTCGGCGACACCATCCGCGACCACGCACTGGGACGGTTCGACCGGCTCCTGCAGGCGGTCGTCACCCACCCGGCACTCCTGATCAGCCTCGACAACGTCAGCTCCACCAAGGCCTTCCCCAACGAGAACCTCGGCCGGGAGCTGCTCGAACTGCACACCGTCGGTCGCGGTGCCTACGACGAGCACGACGTGAAGGCCTCGGCGCGCATCCTCACCGGCTGGACCGTCGACATGTGGAACACGTTCAAGGCCGAGTACGACGAGGAGCGCCACGACCGCGACCGCGTGAAGGTGATGGGCTTCAAGGCCGCGAACACCAAGGCCGACGGACGTCAGGTCGCCCGCGACTACCTCCGGTACCTGGCCCACCACCCCGCCACCGCCCGGCACGTCGCCCGCAAGCTCGCGGTGAAGTTCGTCCGGGACGACCCGTCGCCGCAGCTCGTCAACCGGCTCGCCCACGTCTACCTGCGCCACCAGACGGACCTTCGCCCGGTGCTGCGCGCGCTGGTCGGGACGCGCGAGTTCCAGCGCGCGGCCGGCGCCAAGGTCCGCGACCCCGGTGAGGACCTGGTCGCGTCGTACCGAGCCCTCGGGGTCCGGGTCAGCCGCCCGCCCGCCGGCAAGCACGGTGAGGCGTACGCCGCCAACCAGCTGCTGTGGCAGGTGTCCGGGATGGGCATCACGCCCTTCGCCTGGCCCCGGCCCGACGGGCAGCCGATCGACAACCGCTCCTGGGCGTCCCCTGCCCGGCTGATCGCGTCCATGGGCGTGCACCGGAGCCTCGCCGGCGGCTGGTGGCCGTCCGACGGAGCGCACTACCGCAAGCCCGCTGCCTGGCTGCCGAGGCGCAACGTCCGGTTCGACGCACTCGTCGACTCCATGTCCCAGCGCATCCTGCACCGCCGGTCGACTCCACGACTGCTCAAGGCGTGCTGCGAGGCCACGGGGTGCAAGCCCCACGAGCGGATCACCGACGACCATCCGCTGGTGCAGTGGGGCATGCACCAGCTGCTCAGCGTCTTCCTCGACTCCCCCACCCATCTGACCCGGTGA
- a CDS encoding DUF1501 domain-containing protein has protein sequence MTSQSTRPSPEPCCAEFAAVSRRGLFSGAVALAGATTFVGSAAVTTSASAGSPAPAVLVVVSLRGAADGLSLVVPHADPAYHRARPSIAVPTDRLLARDATFGLHPELAPLLPMWTAGTLAAVHATGLPAPNRSHFAAMEAVEDADPGSAARSGWLNRLIGTTSGSSPLQGFNLAGGVTPTSLYGPAPTMSAGSVDDVQLPGEDDGDHGRRRRSLRTLWDHDRSALARGMRSTYAAVDEFGPAKAAADHSSSYPKTDLGGALAEVARAIRGNVGIEVVTVDHGDWDMHSGMGSAERGWMVDNARELAGAIAAFFGDLGDQADKVTLVTISEFGRRVVENASQGLDHGYGNVMFVAGAGVKGGRYYGTWPGLGTGDDADVLVTTDYRSVLAEIVAKRFGASTAKVFPRFSPESVGVMTSL, from the coding sequence ATGACCTCGCAGTCCACCCGCCCCTCCCCCGAGCCCTGCTGTGCGGAGTTCGCCGCCGTCTCCCGCCGCGGCCTCTTCTCGGGCGCTGTCGCGCTCGCAGGCGCCACGACCTTCGTCGGCTCGGCGGCCGTCACCACGTCCGCGTCCGCCGGCTCACCGGCGCCTGCGGTGCTCGTGGTCGTGTCGCTGCGCGGCGCCGCCGACGGCCTGTCGCTCGTCGTGCCGCACGCCGACCCGGCCTACCACCGGGCCCGGCCCAGCATCGCCGTACCGACCGACCGCCTGCTCGCGCGGGACGCGACGTTCGGGCTGCACCCGGAGCTCGCGCCACTGCTGCCGATGTGGACCGCGGGGACCCTGGCGGCCGTCCACGCGACCGGTCTCCCGGCGCCCAACCGGTCCCACTTCGCCGCGATGGAGGCGGTCGAGGACGCCGACCCGGGCTCGGCGGCGCGGAGCGGGTGGCTCAACCGCCTGATCGGGACCACGTCGGGCAGCTCGCCGCTGCAGGGGTTCAACCTGGCCGGCGGCGTGACCCCGACCTCGCTCTACGGACCTGCCCCGACCATGTCGGCCGGCTCGGTCGACGACGTCCAGCTGCCCGGCGAGGACGACGGAGACCACGGCCGACGTCGGCGGTCGTTGCGGACCCTGTGGGACCACGACCGCTCGGCGCTGGCGCGCGGGATGCGGTCGACGTACGCGGCCGTCGACGAGTTCGGCCCCGCCAAGGCCGCCGCCGACCACAGCTCGAGCTACCCCAAGACCGACCTGGGTGGCGCGCTGGCCGAGGTCGCTCGCGCCATCCGCGGCAACGTGGGGATCGAGGTGGTCACCGTCGACCACGGCGACTGGGACATGCACTCCGGCATGGGGTCCGCCGAGCGCGGCTGGATGGTCGACAACGCGCGCGAGCTCGCCGGCGCCATCGCCGCGTTCTTCGGCGACCTCGGCGACCAGGCGGACAAGGTGACGCTGGTGACGATCAGCGAGTTCGGTCGCCGGGTCGTCGAGAACGCCAGCCAGGGTCTCGACCACGGCTACGGCAACGTGATGTTCGTGGCGGGCGCCGGGGTGAAGGGCGGGCGCTACTACGGCACCTGGCCCGGGCTCGGCACCGGGGACGACGCCGACGTGCTGGTGACGACGGACTACCGCAGCGTGCTCGCCGAGATCGTCGCGAAGCGGTTCGGGGCCTCGACGGCCAAGGTCTTCCCGCGCTTCTCCCCCGAGTCCGTCGGCGTGATGACGTCGCTCTGA
- a CDS encoding HNH endonuclease signature motif containing protein: MSEGQNTTGTGESYDSPDQVLAALHANHQVLATAEVDRLHLAVAWAVMNPADTIDDAATVDGTQGELAVAGPGAPLVAEFCVGDLALALGMSTDAGRTYLGDAVEIRYRLPKIWAAVTAGRVQVWKARKIAQATKPLCRDGARHVDAHLAHHLRRCSFAQIDRAVEDAIRRFDPDLAEKRRREAADERCLDVDLDQVSFNGTVHVDGELDLADAIDFNDAIAAGAKELADLGSTESLNVRRSMAAGALARRELTLDLTTEARPAPRKRELVIYVHLSDAGVAGVENTRSAVSVDQVKGWCAGTNTKVVVRPVIDLNEHLSTDAYRPTETMREQAVLTNATCVFPHCTRPARPADLDHLENFDGTNTESVNLAPLCRGHHRYKTHGGWTVRRTGPTTFTWTTPYGYSYAWDTTHTRHTH; the protein is encoded by the coding sequence ATGAGCGAAGGCCAGAACACCACCGGAACCGGGGAGTCGTACGACTCCCCGGACCAGGTGCTGGCCGCGCTCCACGCCAACCACCAGGTCCTCGCAACTGCCGAGGTCGACCGGCTCCACCTTGCCGTTGCGTGGGCGGTGATGAACCCCGCCGACACGATCGATGACGCCGCGACCGTGGACGGCACTCAGGGCGAGCTCGCGGTCGCCGGACCTGGTGCGCCGTTGGTGGCGGAGTTCTGCGTCGGTGACCTCGCGTTGGCGTTGGGGATGTCGACCGACGCCGGCCGGACCTACCTCGGTGACGCGGTCGAGATCCGCTACCGGCTCCCGAAGATCTGGGCCGCGGTCACCGCGGGTCGGGTGCAGGTGTGGAAGGCGAGGAAGATCGCGCAGGCCACCAAGCCCTTGTGCCGGGACGGTGCGCGTCACGTCGATGCCCACCTCGCCCATCACCTCCGCCGGTGCTCGTTCGCGCAGATCGACCGGGCCGTCGAGGATGCCATCCGCCGGTTCGACCCCGACCTCGCGGAGAAGCGGCGCCGGGAGGCCGCCGACGAGCGGTGCCTGGATGTCGACCTGGACCAGGTGTCGTTCAACGGCACCGTGCACGTCGACGGGGAGCTCGACCTGGCCGATGCGATCGACTTCAACGACGCGATCGCCGCCGGCGCCAAGGAGCTCGCCGACCTCGGCTCCACCGAGTCCCTCAACGTGCGTCGGTCCATGGCCGCCGGCGCGCTCGCCCGCCGCGAGCTCACCCTCGACCTCACCACGGAAGCGCGGCCGGCCCCGCGGAAGCGAGAGCTCGTCATCTACGTCCACCTGTCCGACGCCGGTGTCGCCGGTGTCGAGAACACCCGGTCCGCCGTGTCGGTCGACCAGGTCAAGGGCTGGTGCGCCGGCACCAACACGAAGGTGGTCGTCCGTCCGGTCATCGACCTCAACGAGCACCTGTCGACGGACGCCTACCGGCCCACCGAGACGATGCGCGAGCAGGCGGTGCTGACCAACGCCACCTGCGTGTTCCCGCACTGCACGAGACCAGCACGGCCCGCCGACCTCGACCATCTCGAGAACTTCGACGGCACCAACACCGAGTCCGTCAACCTCGCACCCCTGTGTCGGGGTCACCACCGCTACAAGACCCACGGCGGCTGGACCGTCCGACGGACCGGACCGACCACGTTCACCTGGACCACCCCGTACGGGTACTCCTACGCCTGGGACACCACCCACACCCGACATACCCACTGA
- a CDS encoding nitronate monooxygenase family protein, with translation MRTPLCDEFGIEYPIFAFTPSEHVAAAVSRAGGLGVLGCVRFNDTEELERVLTWLDDNTDGKPYGVDIVMPMKIPTEGTSLDLGAMIPEEHKKFVDETLLKLGVPPLPEGEGREGVLGWLHSVARSHLDVALKHRPVLIANALGSPPVDVIEKCHEHGIKVAALAGAAKHALSHVRNGVDIIVAQGYEAGGHTGEVASMVLQPDIVDAIGPDVPVLGAGGIGSGRQIAASLALGAQGAWMGSIWLGTTEYQLMGAANSEAWETAFTRATSSDTVRTRVYTGKPARLLKTKWTEAWAEEGAPAPLPMPLQNLLVAEAHNRISASNNPDVISMPIGQIVGRMNEVRPVADVMADLVAEFEATVERLNTIR, from the coding sequence ATGCGTACCCCTCTGTGCGACGAGTTCGGGATCGAGTACCCGATCTTCGCGTTCACCCCGTCCGAGCACGTCGCCGCGGCCGTGTCGCGCGCCGGTGGCCTCGGTGTCCTCGGCTGCGTCCGGTTCAACGACACCGAGGAGCTCGAGCGGGTCCTGACCTGGCTCGACGACAACACCGACGGCAAGCCGTACGGCGTCGACATCGTGATGCCGATGAAGATCCCGACCGAGGGCACGTCGCTCGACCTGGGCGCGATGATCCCGGAGGAGCACAAGAAGTTCGTCGACGAGACGCTGCTCAAGCTCGGCGTACCCCCGCTCCCGGAGGGTGAGGGCCGCGAGGGCGTCCTGGGCTGGCTGCACTCCGTCGCGCGCTCGCACCTCGACGTCGCGCTCAAGCACCGGCCGGTGCTGATCGCCAACGCGCTCGGCTCGCCGCCCGTCGACGTCATCGAGAAGTGCCACGAGCACGGCATCAAGGTCGCCGCCCTCGCCGGCGCCGCCAAGCACGCGCTCTCGCACGTCCGCAACGGCGTCGACATCATCGTGGCCCAGGGCTACGAGGCCGGCGGCCACACCGGCGAGGTCGCCAGCATGGTGCTCCAGCCCGACATCGTCGACGCCATCGGGCCCGACGTGCCCGTGCTCGGCGCCGGCGGCATCGGCTCCGGCCGCCAGATCGCCGCCTCGCTCGCCCTCGGTGCCCAGGGCGCCTGGATGGGCTCCATCTGGCTCGGGACGACGGAGTACCAGCTCATGGGCGCCGCCAACTCCGAGGCCTGGGAGACCGCCTTCACCCGGGCGACGTCCTCCGACACGGTCCGCACCCGCGTCTACACCGGCAAGCCCGCGCGCCTGCTGAAGACGAAGTGGACCGAGGCCTGGGCGGAGGAGGGCGCACCCGCGCCGCTCCCGATGCCGCTCCAGAACCTGCTCGTCGCCGAGGCCCACAACCGGATCAGCGCCTCCAACAACCCCGACGTGATCTCGATGCCGATCGGGCAGATCGTCGGCCGGATGAACGAGGTCCGACCCGTCGCCGACGTGATGGCCGACCTCGTCGCCGAGTTCGAGGCGACCGTCGAGCGGCTCAACACGATCCGCTAG
- a CDS encoding acetylxylan esterase yields the protein MHYDLSLEEARVYRPDLPVPGDLAEFWAGTLARIGRTPPVLERVESGLVTVETYDVTLAGFDDHPVRAWLHLPAEPLRPGVLPGVVQYQGYNGGRGLPHEHVFWASAGYAHLVVDTRGQGSGWTTGATGDPGGSGPAQPGFLTRGIEAPDTYYYRRVYADAVAALEVLRGHERVDPSRVAVAGGSQGGGISTSVAALAPSSVAAVLPDVPFLCDFRRAASVAQTEPYLELVRYLAAHRDRVEQAFATLSYFDVAVLGRLASAPSLWSVALMDLTCPPSTVFAAYNSYGGPKEIEVYAYNDHEGGDAFQRTRQLAWLAASL from the coding sequence ATGCACTACGACCTGTCGCTGGAGGAGGCGCGGGTCTACCGGCCGGACCTGCCGGTCCCGGGCGACCTCGCGGAGTTCTGGGCCGGCACGCTGGCGCGGATCGGCCGGACGCCGCCGGTGCTGGAGCGGGTGGAGTCCGGGCTCGTCACCGTGGAGACGTACGACGTCACGCTGGCCGGCTTCGACGACCACCCGGTCCGCGCCTGGCTGCACCTGCCGGCCGAGCCGCTGCGGCCCGGCGTACTCCCCGGGGTGGTGCAGTACCAGGGCTACAACGGCGGCCGCGGGCTGCCGCACGAGCACGTCTTCTGGGCGAGCGCGGGCTACGCGCACCTCGTCGTCGACACGCGAGGCCAGGGGAGTGGCTGGACGACCGGGGCCACCGGCGACCCGGGCGGCTCCGGCCCGGCCCAGCCGGGGTTCCTCACCCGGGGCATCGAGGCGCCGGACACCTACTACTACCGCAGGGTCTACGCCGACGCCGTGGCCGCGCTCGAGGTGCTGCGCGGGCACGAGCGGGTGGACCCCTCTCGGGTGGCCGTGGCGGGAGGGAGCCAGGGCGGCGGGATCTCGACCTCCGTTGCCGCCCTGGCCCCCTCCTCCGTGGCCGCCGTGCTGCCGGACGTGCCGTTCCTGTGCGACTTCCGGCGGGCCGCGTCCGTCGCCCAGACCGAGCCCTACCTCGAGCTGGTGCGCTACCTCGCGGCGCACCGGGACCGGGTCGAGCAGGCCTTCGCGACACTGTCCTACTTCGACGTCGCCGTGCTGGGTCGCCTGGCGTCGGCCCCGTCCCTGTGGTCGGTCGCGCTGATGGACCTCACCTGTCCGCCGTCGACCGTGTTCGCGGCGTACAACTCCTACGGCGGACCGAAGGAGATCGAGGTCTACGCCTACAACGACCACGAGGGCGGCGACGCGTTCCAGCGCACCCGCCAGCTGGCGTGGCTCGCAGCGAGCCTCTAG
- a CDS encoding acyl-CoA synthetase: MAHNIADLFEHAVDAAPDNPALKVGDRVVTYAELEADANRLAHYLQSQGVGPGDHVAIYAKNSIEHVVAVLAVTKIRAVNINVNYRYVEGELNYLFDNADVVAVIHERSYAPLVAAIWDKHEKLRTAIVVDDALDPDDQSDFSSYGGVHYDDAIAGQSAERDFGERSPDDIHIIYTGGTTGFPKGVMWRQEDWWRVLGGGTDFYTGEELEEFSQSSQATAPRMATFPLSPLMHGGAQSGLLMHLFAGHLTVVEPKFDPVRTWEIIEADKIQLIFMTGDAMARPLIEAYEAKAATGTPYDASNLVAISSSAAIFSPQVKARWMAAFPNSIFTDSVGATETGFQGMGMADANNISTDGPVVGLASSGVVLDENNEFLDPDTDVGKVGRLGRGGSVPVGYYKDPVKSAATFLEINGERYSVPGDFARIEEGRRVTLLGRGSNCVNTGGEKVYPEEVEMAIKGHPAVYDVLVVGVPDEKYGQAVAAVVELREGATLELEELRTYLRAHLSGYKLPRTLTLVDEVPRNAAGKAQYPAAKELALAGFAAKAATVDPTSV; this comes from the coding sequence GTGGCTCACAACATCGCTGATCTCTTCGAACACGCCGTCGACGCCGCGCCCGACAACCCTGCCCTCAAGGTAGGCGACCGGGTCGTGACCTACGCCGAGCTGGAGGCCGACGCGAACCGGCTCGCTCACTACCTGCAGTCCCAGGGGGTGGGACCGGGCGACCACGTGGCGATCTACGCCAAGAACAGCATCGAGCACGTCGTCGCCGTGCTCGCGGTCACCAAGATCCGGGCTGTCAACATCAACGTCAACTACCGCTACGTCGAGGGCGAGCTCAACTACCTCTTCGACAACGCCGACGTGGTCGCGGTGATCCACGAGCGGTCCTACGCGCCGTTGGTGGCCGCGATCTGGGACAAGCACGAGAAGCTGCGGACCGCGATCGTCGTGGACGACGCCCTCGACCCCGACGACCAGTCCGACTTCTCGTCGTACGGCGGGGTGCACTACGACGACGCCATCGCCGGGCAGAGCGCCGAGCGCGACTTCGGTGAGCGCAGCCCCGACGACATCCACATCATCTACACCGGCGGCACCACCGGCTTCCCGAAGGGCGTCATGTGGCGCCAGGAGGACTGGTGGCGCGTGCTCGGTGGCGGCACCGACTTCTACACCGGCGAGGAGCTGGAGGAGTTCTCCCAGTCCAGCCAGGCGACCGCCCCGCGGATGGCGACCTTCCCGCTCAGCCCGCTGATGCACGGCGGCGCTCAGTCCGGCCTGCTGATGCACCTCTTCGCCGGCCACCTGACGGTCGTCGAGCCGAAGTTCGACCCGGTGCGCACCTGGGAGATCATCGAGGCCGACAAGATCCAGCTGATCTTCATGACCGGCGACGCGATGGCCCGCCCGCTGATCGAGGCCTACGAGGCCAAGGCCGCGACCGGCACGCCGTACGACGCCTCCAACCTGGTCGCGATCTCGAGCAGCGCCGCGATCTTCAGCCCGCAGGTCAAGGCGCGCTGGATGGCGGCCTTCCCGAACTCGATCTTCACCGACTCCGTCGGCGCGACCGAGACCGGCTTCCAGGGCATGGGCATGGCCGACGCCAACAACATCAGCACGGACGGCCCGGTCGTCGGTCTCGCGTCGAGCGGGGTGGTGCTCGACGAGAACAACGAGTTCCTCGACCCCGACACCGACGTGGGCAAGGTCGGTCGCCTCGGCCGCGGCGGCTCGGTGCCGGTCGGCTACTACAAGGACCCCGTGAAGTCGGCGGCGACGTTCCTCGAGATCAACGGCGAGCGGTACTCGGTGCCCGGCGACTTCGCCCGGATCGAGGAGGGGCGTCGCGTCACGCTGCTCGGTCGCGGGTCCAACTGCGTCAACACCGGCGGCGAGAAGGTCTACCCCGAAGAGGTCGAGATGGCCATCAAGGGACACCCGGCCGTGTACGACGTCCTCGTCGTCGGCGTGCCCGACGAGAAGTACGGCCAGGCGGTCGCCGCGGTCGTCGAGCTGCGCGAGGGCGCGACCCTCGAGCTCGAGGAGCTGCGCACCTACCTGCGTGCGCACCTCTCCGGCTACAAGCTGCCGCGCACGCTGACCCTCGTGGACGAGGTGCCGCGCAACGCCGCCGGCAAGGCGCAGTACCCCGCCGCCAAGGAGCTCGCGCTCGCGGGCTTCGCGGCGAAGGCTGCGACCGTCGACCCCACCTCCGTCTGA
- a CDS encoding crotonase/enoyl-CoA hydratase family protein produces MTDAETESQPHCLVEQDGHKLIVTMNRPESRNALSGEMMAIMEEAWDRANSDDSVRVVILTGAGGYFCAGMDLKAATKRSPDESFKSGFDPRVIKGLLKGFRLTKPLIAAVEGPAIAGGTEILQGTDIRIAGESARFGVAEARWSLYPMGGSAVRLPRQIPYTIAMDLLLTGRAIKAPEAKEIGLIGTVVPDGEALAKAHEIADLICANGPLAVQAILKTVRDSEGKHEEDCWADDAEVGKAVFASEDAKEGPRAFAEKRAPQFQGR; encoded by the coding sequence ATGACCGACGCCGAGACCGAATCCCAGCCCCACTGCCTCGTCGAGCAGGACGGCCACAAGCTCATCGTCACGATGAACCGTCCGGAGTCCCGCAACGCCCTCTCCGGCGAGATGATGGCGATCATGGAGGAGGCCTGGGACCGGGCCAACAGCGACGACTCGGTCCGGGTCGTGATCCTGACCGGCGCCGGCGGCTACTTCTGCGCGGGCATGGACCTCAAGGCCGCCACCAAGCGGTCCCCGGACGAGAGCTTCAAGTCCGGCTTCGACCCGCGGGTGATCAAGGGGCTCCTCAAGGGCTTCCGGCTGACCAAGCCGCTGATCGCCGCGGTCGAGGGCCCGGCCATCGCCGGCGGCACCGAAATCCTGCAGGGCACCGACATCCGGATCGCCGGCGAGTCCGCCCGCTTCGGCGTCGCCGAGGCCCGGTGGAGCCTCTACCCGATGGGTGGCTCCGCCGTACGGCTCCCCCGGCAGATCCCGTACACGATCGCGATGGACCTCCTGCTGACCGGCCGCGCCATCAAGGCGCCGGAGGCCAAGGAGATCGGCCTGATCGGGACCGTCGTCCCCGACGGCGAGGCGCTCGCCAAGGCGCACGAGATCGCCGACCTGATCTGCGCCAACGGCCCGCTCGCCGTCCAGGCGATCCTCAAGACCGTCCGCGACTCCGAGGGCAAGCACGAGGAGGACTGCTGGGCCGACGACGCCGAGGTCGGCAAGGCCGTCTTCGCGTCCGAGGACGCCAAGGAGGGTCCGCGGGCGTTCGCCGAGAAGCGCGCGCCGCAGTTCCAGGGACGCTAG